The following is a genomic window from Marinococcus sp. PL1-022.
TTTCATTCTGCCGGACAATAAAAAAGCACCGCTCTTTGTTAAAAGACGATGCCCATACATGTGTTAATTCGTGTGCAGCGAAGCAGCCTCCGCACTTTCTTCGTTCTTTTTTGCCTTCGCCTGACAGCGGTGGCAGACCCCGTGGAACGTTAAACGGTGATCCTTCACCTTAAACTGATAGTCTTTTTCTACAATTTTTTCGACCTCTGCCAGCAGGTCCTCCTGGATCTCATCAACGGTTCCGCATTCAATACATACGAGGTGGTGATGGGAGTGGCTGGCTCCTTCTTTTCGCAGGTCATACCGTGAAACTCCGTCACCAAAGTTGATTTTGTCCACGACTTCAAGTTCATTAAGTAATTCAAGTGTTCTGTACACGGTGGCAAGACCAATTTCCGGCGCTTTTTCCTTCACCAGAAGGTACACATCTTCTGCACTTAAATGATCTTCTTCATTTTCCAAAAGCACCTGTACGGTCGCTTCCCTTTGCGGGGTCAGCTTGTAGCTCTGTTCATGCAGCTGTTTTTTAATACGTTCTACCCGATTTTCCAATTATCGCTACCTCCCTTATTCCTTCAAGGGTAATAAACTTATTATAATAATTTTAAATAAGCCTGTCAATATAAAACCGATAACCATTCTCAGTTTAAAATTATTATAAATAAATTGGCATGAAATTTGCATACAGACCTTATCTGTCCTGCAATCTCAGTCATTCGGTCGTTGATTATCAATGAAACTCCTATGTGACAGAAAAATGACGATATTCAATCTCAATTACCGCTGATCGAGAATGGTTTTCACATACTGCACCGCATACATAGTTTTAGCATCATGAATCTCTTCTCGCTGGATCAATTCGTCCGCTTCCTTCAGGCTTACTTCCTTCAGTTCAATAAATTCATCCTCTTCGGTTTCCGGTTCGCCGGCCTCAAGATCGAACGCTTCATACAGATGAACAATTTCGTCTGCAAATCCGGGAGAGGTATAAAATGAAGCAATT
Proteins encoded in this region:
- a CDS encoding Fur family transcriptional regulator; translation: MENRVERIKKQLHEQSYKLTPQREATVQVLLENEEDHLSAEDVYLLVKEKAPEIGLATVYRTLELLNELEVVDKINFGDGVSRYDLRKEGASHSHHHLVCIECGTVDEIQEDLLAEVEKIVEKDYQFKVKDHRLTFHGVCHRCQAKAKKNEESAEAASLHTN